The following coding sequences lie in one Alosa sapidissima isolate fAloSap1 chromosome 15, fAloSap1.pri, whole genome shotgun sequence genomic window:
- the LOC121683976 gene encoding cholinesterase-like isoform X1, with protein MLAKVQMECGGYEMKKKSPRMRCIGYNYLPIMGCLKSAALTVAEKYQVFLIYSLDINPLMDVKQPCLRLSNLVEKTGRVLVERRRRECCCCLQLTAITMGCLLLRLMLGLLFLQLLCLSEGRDELFASTKYGKVRGVQLPVPNGNVLGSVVAFLGIPYAKPPLSELRFRPPQDPKPWTGVRDATQFANSCYQPVDNMFPGFSGAEMWNPNTAQNEDCLYLNVWVPSPTPQEPAPVMVWIHGGGFQSGTPSLDLYDGRFLSHSEGVVVVSMSYRVGALGFLALPDSDIRGNAGLFDQRHALLWVKENIAAFGGNASSVTLFGESAGSASVGFHLLSTGSHALFSRAILQGGSPNAVWAALPPPQAQNNSLALANLLNCPRDVPISVTEACLQNADPKEIIKHQSSVSTCYSMICDATVSLPFAPTVDGNFLTDMPVVLLESGQFLKTDILLGLNKDEGSYLVLYGSPGFSLEGESLISRDQFQQGVARTLPEFSEVSQQAAAFMYTDWTDENDGQKNRDGLSSLSGDYYIKCPVLKFTRNYVLHGGKARLFLFDHRSSVNPWPQWMGVMHGYDIEFVFGLPLNANLGYTKEEVDMSRKFMRHWANFARTGDPGTEGSAWPLFSTEQQEYLTLNADAPQTHRKMKAQQCKFWDSFLPKLQRSTAGIDEVESQWKTQFHRWLSYMLDWRKISKDQQCDFKN; from the exons ATGTTGGCCAAAGTCCAGATGGAGTGTGGTGGCtatgaaatgaaaaagaaaagccCAAGAATGCGCTGCATTGGATACAATTATTTACCAATTATGGGATGCCTTAAGTCTGCAGCACTGACAGTTGCTGAGAAGTATCAAGTTTTTCTAATATACAGTTTGGACATAAATCCTCTAATGGATGTCAAGCAACCATGCTTAAGG CTCAGTAATCTGGTGGAGAAGACAGGACGGGTGCTGGTGGAGAGGAGGCGTAGGGAGTGCTGCTGCTGTCTACAGCTGA CAGCTATCACCATGGGGTGCCTCCTCTTAAGGCTGATGTTGGGTCTGCTGTTCCTCCAGCTGCTTTGCCTTTCAGAGGGAAGAGATGAGCTTTTCGCCTCCACCAAGTATGGCAAAGTCCGAGGGGTGCAACTCCCCGTTCCAAATGGAAATGTACTGGGGTCAGTTGTTGCCTTCCTTGGGATACCTTATGCCAAACCTCCACTCAGTGAACTCCGCTTCAGACCACCACAGGATCCCAAGCCATGGACAGGGGTACGTGATGCTACGCAATTTGCCAACTCCTGTTACCAACCCGTAGATAATATGTTCCCAGGGTTTTCCGGCGCAGAGATGTGGAACCCTAACACGGCACAAAACGAGGACTGCTTGTATTTAAATGTGTGGGTTCCCTCACCCACGCCTCAAGAGCCAGCTCCAGTGATGGTGTGGATACACGGGGGTGGGTTTCAGTCTGGCACTCCCTCCCTGGACCTGTATGACGGACGCTTCCTCAGCCACTCAGAAGGTGTGGTGGTCGTGTCCATGAGCTACAGAGTCGGGGCCCTCGGCTTCCTGGCCCTACCGGACAGCGACATCCGGGGGAACGCTGGGCTGTTTGACCAGAGGCATGCTTTGCTATGGGTGAAGGAAAACATTGCAGCTTTTGGAGGCAATGCCTCCTCCGTGACCCTGTTTGGAGAAAGCGCCGGGTCTGCATCTGTGGGCTTCCACCTTCTGTCAACGGGCAGTCATGCCCTCTTCTCCCGTGCCATCCTCCAGGGCGGCTCACCCAACGCCGTATGGGCAGCCTTGCCTCCCCCACAGGCCCAGAACAACTCCTTGGCCCTGGCCAATCTGCTGAACTGTCCCAGAGACGTTCCAATAAGTGTTACAGAGGCTTGTCTCCAGAATGCAGATCCCAAGGAGATAATAAAACACCAGTCCAGTGTTTCTACATGCTATTCTATGATATGCGATGCTACAGTTTCGTTGCCTTTCGCCCCCACGGTGGATGGAAACTTTCTGACCGACATGCCTGTGGTTCTGTTGGAGTCTGGACAGTTTCTGAAGACAGACATCCTGCTAGGGCTGAACAAGGATGAGGGCTCATATTTAGTTCTCTACGGAAGTCCAGGATTCAGCCTTGAAGGGGAGAGCCTCATCAGCAGAGACCAGTTCCAGCAGGGTGTGGCCAGGACGCTGCCTGAGTTCAGTGAGGTGTCCCAGCAGGCGGCCGCCTTCATGTACACCGACTGGACGGACGAGAACGACGGACAAAAGAACAGGGATGGCCTGAGCAGTCTGTCTGGGGATTACTACATCAAATGCCCCGTACTCAAATTCACACGCAACTATGTGCTTCATGGAGGCAAAGCTAGACTGTTCCTCTTTGACCACCGCTCTTCTGTGAACCCATGGCCTCAGTGGATGGGAGTCATGCATGGGTACGACATTGAGTTTGTCTTTGGACTGCCACTTAACGCAAACCTGGGTTACACCAAAGAAGAGGTGGACATGAGCAGAAAGTTCATGAGACACTGGGCCAACTTTGCCAGGACTGG GGACCCGGGGACAGAGGGCTCCGCGTGGCCACTCTTCAGCACGGAGCAGCAGGAGTACCTGACCCTCAACGCAGAtgccccacagacacacaggaagaTGAAGGCCCAGCAGTGCAAGTTCTGGGACAGTTTTCTACCCAAACTGCAGAGATCTACAG
- the LOC121683976 gene encoding cholinesterase-like isoform X2, with the protein MLAKVQMECGGYEMKKKSPRMRCIGYNYLPIMGCLKSAALTVAEKYQVFLIYSLDINPLMDVKQPCLRLSNLVEKTGRVLVERRRRECCCCLQLTITMGCLLLRLMLGLLFLQLLCLSEGRDELFASTKYGKVRGVQLPVPNGNVLGSVVAFLGIPYAKPPLSELRFRPPQDPKPWTGVRDATQFANSCYQPVDNMFPGFSGAEMWNPNTAQNEDCLYLNVWVPSPTPQEPAPVMVWIHGGGFQSGTPSLDLYDGRFLSHSEGVVVVSMSYRVGALGFLALPDSDIRGNAGLFDQRHALLWVKENIAAFGGNASSVTLFGESAGSASVGFHLLSTGSHALFSRAILQGGSPNAVWAALPPPQAQNNSLALANLLNCPRDVPISVTEACLQNADPKEIIKHQSSVSTCYSMICDATVSLPFAPTVDGNFLTDMPVVLLESGQFLKTDILLGLNKDEGSYLVLYGSPGFSLEGESLISRDQFQQGVARTLPEFSEVSQQAAAFMYTDWTDENDGQKNRDGLSSLSGDYYIKCPVLKFTRNYVLHGGKARLFLFDHRSSVNPWPQWMGVMHGYDIEFVFGLPLNANLGYTKEEVDMSRKFMRHWANFARTGDPGTEGSAWPLFSTEQQEYLTLNADAPQTHRKMKAQQCKFWDSFLPKLQRSTAGIDEVESQWKTQFHRWLSYMLDWRKISKDQQCDFKN; encoded by the exons ATGTTGGCCAAAGTCCAGATGGAGTGTGGTGGCtatgaaatgaaaaagaaaagccCAAGAATGCGCTGCATTGGATACAATTATTTACCAATTATGGGATGCCTTAAGTCTGCAGCACTGACAGTTGCTGAGAAGTATCAAGTTTTTCTAATATACAGTTTGGACATAAATCCTCTAATGGATGTCAAGCAACCATGCTTAAGG CTCAGTAATCTGGTGGAGAAGACAGGACGGGTGCTGGTGGAGAGGAGGCGTAGGGAGTGCTGCTGCTGTCTACAGCTGA CTATCACCATGGGGTGCCTCCTCTTAAGGCTGATGTTGGGTCTGCTGTTCCTCCAGCTGCTTTGCCTTTCAGAGGGAAGAGATGAGCTTTTCGCCTCCACCAAGTATGGCAAAGTCCGAGGGGTGCAACTCCCCGTTCCAAATGGAAATGTACTGGGGTCAGTTGTTGCCTTCCTTGGGATACCTTATGCCAAACCTCCACTCAGTGAACTCCGCTTCAGACCACCACAGGATCCCAAGCCATGGACAGGGGTACGTGATGCTACGCAATTTGCCAACTCCTGTTACCAACCCGTAGATAATATGTTCCCAGGGTTTTCCGGCGCAGAGATGTGGAACCCTAACACGGCACAAAACGAGGACTGCTTGTATTTAAATGTGTGGGTTCCCTCACCCACGCCTCAAGAGCCAGCTCCAGTGATGGTGTGGATACACGGGGGTGGGTTTCAGTCTGGCACTCCCTCCCTGGACCTGTATGACGGACGCTTCCTCAGCCACTCAGAAGGTGTGGTGGTCGTGTCCATGAGCTACAGAGTCGGGGCCCTCGGCTTCCTGGCCCTACCGGACAGCGACATCCGGGGGAACGCTGGGCTGTTTGACCAGAGGCATGCTTTGCTATGGGTGAAGGAAAACATTGCAGCTTTTGGAGGCAATGCCTCCTCCGTGACCCTGTTTGGAGAAAGCGCCGGGTCTGCATCTGTGGGCTTCCACCTTCTGTCAACGGGCAGTCATGCCCTCTTCTCCCGTGCCATCCTCCAGGGCGGCTCACCCAACGCCGTATGGGCAGCCTTGCCTCCCCCACAGGCCCAGAACAACTCCTTGGCCCTGGCCAATCTGCTGAACTGTCCCAGAGACGTTCCAATAAGTGTTACAGAGGCTTGTCTCCAGAATGCAGATCCCAAGGAGATAATAAAACACCAGTCCAGTGTTTCTACATGCTATTCTATGATATGCGATGCTACAGTTTCGTTGCCTTTCGCCCCCACGGTGGATGGAAACTTTCTGACCGACATGCCTGTGGTTCTGTTGGAGTCTGGACAGTTTCTGAAGACAGACATCCTGCTAGGGCTGAACAAGGATGAGGGCTCATATTTAGTTCTCTACGGAAGTCCAGGATTCAGCCTTGAAGGGGAGAGCCTCATCAGCAGAGACCAGTTCCAGCAGGGTGTGGCCAGGACGCTGCCTGAGTTCAGTGAGGTGTCCCAGCAGGCGGCCGCCTTCATGTACACCGACTGGACGGACGAGAACGACGGACAAAAGAACAGGGATGGCCTGAGCAGTCTGTCTGGGGATTACTACATCAAATGCCCCGTACTCAAATTCACACGCAACTATGTGCTTCATGGAGGCAAAGCTAGACTGTTCCTCTTTGACCACCGCTCTTCTGTGAACCCATGGCCTCAGTGGATGGGAGTCATGCATGGGTACGACATTGAGTTTGTCTTTGGACTGCCACTTAACGCAAACCTGGGTTACACCAAAGAAGAGGTGGACATGAGCAGAAAGTTCATGAGACACTGGGCCAACTTTGCCAGGACTGG GGACCCGGGGACAGAGGGCTCCGCGTGGCCACTCTTCAGCACGGAGCAGCAGGAGTACCTGACCCTCAACGCAGAtgccccacagacacacaggaagaTGAAGGCCCAGCAGTGCAAGTTCTGGGACAGTTTTCTACCCAAACTGCAGAGATCTACAG
- the LOC121683976 gene encoding cholinesterase-like isoform X3 — protein sequence MGCLLLRLMLGLLFLQLLCLSEGRDELFASTKYGKVRGVQLPVPNGNVLGSVVAFLGIPYAKPPLSELRFRPPQDPKPWTGVRDATQFANSCYQPVDNMFPGFSGAEMWNPNTAQNEDCLYLNVWVPSPTPQEPAPVMVWIHGGGFQSGTPSLDLYDGRFLSHSEGVVVVSMSYRVGALGFLALPDSDIRGNAGLFDQRHALLWVKENIAAFGGNASSVTLFGESAGSASVGFHLLSTGSHALFSRAILQGGSPNAVWAALPPPQAQNNSLALANLLNCPRDVPISVTEACLQNADPKEIIKHQSSVSTCYSMICDATVSLPFAPTVDGNFLTDMPVVLLESGQFLKTDILLGLNKDEGSYLVLYGSPGFSLEGESLISRDQFQQGVARTLPEFSEVSQQAAAFMYTDWTDENDGQKNRDGLSSLSGDYYIKCPVLKFTRNYVLHGGKARLFLFDHRSSVNPWPQWMGVMHGYDIEFVFGLPLNANLGYTKEEVDMSRKFMRHWANFARTGDPGTEGSAWPLFSTEQQEYLTLNADAPQTHRKMKAQQCKFWDSFLPKLQRSTAGIDEVESQWKTQFHRWLSYMLDWRKISKDQQCDFKN from the exons ATGGGGTGCCTCCTCTTAAGGCTGATGTTGGGTCTGCTGTTCCTCCAGCTGCTTTGCCTTTCAGAGGGAAGAGATGAGCTTTTCGCCTCCACCAAGTATGGCAAAGTCCGAGGGGTGCAACTCCCCGTTCCAAATGGAAATGTACTGGGGTCAGTTGTTGCCTTCCTTGGGATACCTTATGCCAAACCTCCACTCAGTGAACTCCGCTTCAGACCACCACAGGATCCCAAGCCATGGACAGGGGTACGTGATGCTACGCAATTTGCCAACTCCTGTTACCAACCCGTAGATAATATGTTCCCAGGGTTTTCCGGCGCAGAGATGTGGAACCCTAACACGGCACAAAACGAGGACTGCTTGTATTTAAATGTGTGGGTTCCCTCACCCACGCCTCAAGAGCCAGCTCCAGTGATGGTGTGGATACACGGGGGTGGGTTTCAGTCTGGCACTCCCTCCCTGGACCTGTATGACGGACGCTTCCTCAGCCACTCAGAAGGTGTGGTGGTCGTGTCCATGAGCTACAGAGTCGGGGCCCTCGGCTTCCTGGCCCTACCGGACAGCGACATCCGGGGGAACGCTGGGCTGTTTGACCAGAGGCATGCTTTGCTATGGGTGAAGGAAAACATTGCAGCTTTTGGAGGCAATGCCTCCTCCGTGACCCTGTTTGGAGAAAGCGCCGGGTCTGCATCTGTGGGCTTCCACCTTCTGTCAACGGGCAGTCATGCCCTCTTCTCCCGTGCCATCCTCCAGGGCGGCTCACCCAACGCCGTATGGGCAGCCTTGCCTCCCCCACAGGCCCAGAACAACTCCTTGGCCCTGGCCAATCTGCTGAACTGTCCCAGAGACGTTCCAATAAGTGTTACAGAGGCTTGTCTCCAGAATGCAGATCCCAAGGAGATAATAAAACACCAGTCCAGTGTTTCTACATGCTATTCTATGATATGCGATGCTACAGTTTCGTTGCCTTTCGCCCCCACGGTGGATGGAAACTTTCTGACCGACATGCCTGTGGTTCTGTTGGAGTCTGGACAGTTTCTGAAGACAGACATCCTGCTAGGGCTGAACAAGGATGAGGGCTCATATTTAGTTCTCTACGGAAGTCCAGGATTCAGCCTTGAAGGGGAGAGCCTCATCAGCAGAGACCAGTTCCAGCAGGGTGTGGCCAGGACGCTGCCTGAGTTCAGTGAGGTGTCCCAGCAGGCGGCCGCCTTCATGTACACCGACTGGACGGACGAGAACGACGGACAAAAGAACAGGGATGGCCTGAGCAGTCTGTCTGGGGATTACTACATCAAATGCCCCGTACTCAAATTCACACGCAACTATGTGCTTCATGGAGGCAAAGCTAGACTGTTCCTCTTTGACCACCGCTCTTCTGTGAACCCATGGCCTCAGTGGATGGGAGTCATGCATGGGTACGACATTGAGTTTGTCTTTGGACTGCCACTTAACGCAAACCTGGGTTACACCAAAGAAGAGGTGGACATGAGCAGAAAGTTCATGAGACACTGGGCCAACTTTGCCAGGACTGG GGACCCGGGGACAGAGGGCTCCGCGTGGCCACTCTTCAGCACGGAGCAGCAGGAGTACCTGACCCTCAACGCAGAtgccccacagacacacaggaagaTGAAGGCCCAGCAGTGCAAGTTCTGGGACAGTTTTCTACCCAAACTGCAGAGATCTACAG